In a single window of the Acyrthosiphon pisum isolate AL4f chromosome X, pea_aphid_22Mar2018_4r6ur, whole genome shotgun sequence genome:
- the LOC100167491 gene encoding protein O-linked-mannose beta-1,2-N-acetylglucosaminyltransferase 1, with amino-acid sequence MSDFSVRIYTKTMAATAMRRNCCCWKRVRMLLVCSVILFVLVNVILTLLTANRQTVDSATSAAGIGYNSSSKWVQGDTAKYISIEVLSSKNRVRICVDDATVIDDSDPLNNRGMHVVVLNQHTGMVMAQRVFDTYMDDEPLISFLHRVSSGRIMIFAVKDEASFHLTNEGRRAMQMHTGASGASASRSGSGSAAGGSLWLSELGWRDMWAMVAKHHNNDPEGERNVDGIGGRVYGESYNSNPSLVLQHNSKSAPAISSWGTDVLLRVQVPLDVNRSHNNQNDEWCDSWITAGASEDNNDDGGDFVDSGSIIDDDIIVESPLARRQRFCSRIEGYGDVCSCVHPAPLDFHPLPIPDSNIDRVPVVIIAGNRADYLYRTIKSVLNARGVQRHMVTVHVDGYYDEPVEVARLLGVRAVQHMPAVGDSVNGVGGEQIASNTNSRRRRVTQHYKSALTSTFGSLFPQADYAIVLEDDLDVSVDFFSFFSQTLPLLAVPDDSTDGGSGSGSLYCVSAWNDQGYEHTASRPDVLYRIDWMPGLGWMLKRSLYKDQLESEWPTVEKPWDWDMWMRSTKVQRGRQCIVPEVSRTFHFGSSRSVNVNPYFQRTYFGRHAFYNPNAATNGASAESHSGGTGGEYDDRGGLIRFKNIDKMTRISYLGWMERRIMTEGQLLDHSRWPCRKKQWNNEGSKHNDNRGVHDAGNKKYYQSDEEFFVIDEMKNNDNTIRSKKLFVLYIKMEDPSRGNRNTANVAWTPLAKCLGIWDLDIRGHYKGMWRLYLNTDNQDDGTNADEEGIPTHIKSGSELFIISCPFSHFCKFKPMNVTALWYNSIGIGEDDDGGDDML; translated from the exons ATGAGCGATTTCTCCGTGCGCATTTATACAAAGACCATGGCAGCAACTGCCATGCGCCGCAACTGTTGTTGCTGGAAGCGCGTCAGG ATGTTACTCGTGTGCTCTGTCATCCTGTTTGTCCTGGTCAACGTGATACTGACTTTGCTCACCGCTAACCGCCAAACTGTCGATTCTGCCACTTCTGCAGCAGGTATCGGTTATAACAGCAGTAGTAAATGGGTTCAAGGCGATACAGCAAAGTACATATCTATAGAGGTGCTGTCTAGTAAAAACCGCGTGAGGATATGTGTTGACGATGCAACG gtgATTGACGATAGTGATCCATTAAACAATAGAGGCATGCATGTTGTTGTCCTGAATCAACACACTGGTATGGTGATGGCTCAACGAGTATTTGATACGTACATGGATGATGAACCACTCATTAGTTTTTTGCATCGTGTGTCCTCTGGCCGTATAATGATATTTGCTGTTAAA GATGAGGCATCATTCCACCTCACCAACGAAGGCAGGCGTGCTATGCAAATGCATACTGGTGCAAGCGGTGCTAGTGCTAGTAGAAGTGGATCTGGATCTGCTGCAGGTGGATCATTGTGGCTGTCTGAACTTGGTTGGCGTGATATGTGGGCAATGGTAGCTAAACATCATAACAATGATCCAGAAGGAGAAAGAAATGTTGATGGTATTGGTGGTCGTGTATACGGAGAAAGCTATAACAGTAACCCGAGCTTAGTCTTACAGCATAATAGTAAGAGTGCGCCAGCTATATCTTCTTGGGGCACTGATGTTTTACTTCGCGTACAAGTTCCACTTGATGTAAATCGTAGTCATAACAATCAAA ATGACGAGTGGTGTGATTCATGGATAACGGCTGGTGCTTCTGAAGATAACAATGATGATGGTGGTGATTTTGTGGACAGTGGCTCCATTATTGATGATGACATTATCGTTGAATCACCATTGGCACGACGACAACGATTCTGTAGCCGTATCGAGGGGTATGGTGATGTATGTAGCTGTGTACACCCTGCTCCTCTAGACTTCCATCCATTGCCT ATACCAGATTCAAATATTGACCGAGTGCCTGTGGTAATAATAGCTGGTAATCGTGCTGACTATCTTTACAG gacaATAAAATCTGTGCTGAATGCTCGAGGCGTTCAACGACATATGGTTACTGTTCATGTGGACGGATATTACGACGAACCAGTTGAAGTAGCTCGGCTGTTGGGTGTGAGGGCTGTACAACATATGCCTGCTGTTGGCGATTCGGTCAATGGAGTTGGTGGAGAGCAAATTGCAAGCAATACTAATTCACGTCGCCGTCGAGTTACACAGCATTACAAATCTGCGTTAACAAGCACATTTGGTTCGCTGTTCCCGCAGGCTGATTATGCTATTGTGTTGGAAGATGACCTTGATGTTTCTGTTGACTTTTTTAg TTTTTTCAGTCAGACTCTTCCACTGTTGGCAGTACCTGATGACTCTACAGATGGTGGTAGTGGTTCTGGGTCGCTGTACTGTGTTTCTGCGTGGAATGACCAGGGATATGAGCACACTGCTAGTCGACCAGATGTTTTATACCGTATCGATTGGATGCCAGGATTAGGATGGATGCTTAAAAGATCCTTGTACAAGGACCAACTAGAATCAGAATGGCCAACAGTAGAGAAA CCCTGGGATTGGGATATGTGGATGCGATCAACCAAAGTGCAACGTGGTAGACAATGTATAGTACCAGAAGTCAGCAGAACATTTCATTTTGGATCATCTCGTTCTGTTAACGTGAATCCATACTTTCAACGTACATACTTTGGTCGTCATGCATTCTATAACCCTAACGCTGCTACAAATGGGGCAAGTGCTGAATCTCATAGTGGTGGAACTGGAGGAGAATATGACGATAGAGGGGGTCTGATTCGTTTCAAAAACATTGACAA GATGACTCGAATTTCATACCTTGGGTGGATGGAACGTAGGATCATGACAGAAGGCCAACTGTTAGATCACAGTAGGTGGCCATGCCGAAAAAAACAGTGGAATAACGAAGGTAGCAAACATAATGATAACCGAGGAGTGCATGATGcaggaaacaaaaaatattatcaatcagACGaagaattttttgttattgatgaaATGAAGAATAATGACAATACAATTAGATCTaagaaattatttgtattatacataaaaatggaAGATCCATCTAGAGGCAATAGAAATACGGCAAATGTTGCTTGGACTCCTTTGGCAAAG TGCCTGGGCATATGGGACCTAGACATTAGAGGGCATTACAAGGGAATGTGGCGGCTATATCTTAATACTGATAATCAAGATGACGGAACAAATGCAGATGAAGAAGGAATTCCAACACATATTAAAAGTGGTTCCGAATTATTTATCATCAGTTGTCCATTTTCACATTTTTG caaaTTCAAGCCGATGAATGTGACTGCTTTATGGTACAATAGTATTGGTATTGGTGAAGATGATGATGGTGGTGATGATATGCTGTAG